CGGCGGGGGCGCAGGTACAGGTTGTGCGGGGCGGTGCGGTCCTCGTCGCGCACATAGGCGTCGGTCCCTTCCCCGGGCGGCTCCGCGTGCAGCGGCGCCTCGTCGATGAGCGGCAGCAGCTTGCCCTGCGCACCGGAGAAGGCCAGCGTCGGCCGGTCGAACTGGCGCAGCAGCTCCAGATCGGACTCGCGGGCGCTGCGCACCGGGCCGACCGACTCGGGCAGTTCCGTCGCGTAGACCGCCATCAGGCGGCTCAGCCCGGCCTCCACCGGTTCCACGTAGACCACGTCCGCGGCCGCCAGGCCCGACTGGGGCCGGGACGCGGGGACGTTGTCGACCTTCACGGCGAGCACCGGGGCCCGGCTCTTCGCGGTGTGCGACCGTTCCGCCTCCGGTGCCCTGCGGTCGTCCTCCGCCCCGGGCCCGGCCGTGCAGCCCGCTCCCAGCGAGAGGGCCAGCGCCGCCGTCAGCAGCGCGCCCCCACGCCGCCTGTTCTTCCTTTTTCGCATTCCGACCACCCGCCCGACCATCCCGTGTCAATGATTGTGTTCTTCTAGAAGCATTTAGCGCCATACCTGACCGAATCTGATACGGCGCGCGCTGCGCGGCACATGATCCGCTGTTCGGACGAAACGGCGGGCGGTTCGGGGGAGGGCGGCCGGGTACCCGGCCGCACGCAGGACCGACCCGCACCGGCGACGGAGGGAGCGCGAGGCGATGAAGGCAGTGACGTGGCAGGGCAAGCGGGACGTGCGGGTGGAGGAGGTGCCCGACCCCAGGATCCAGGAGCCCACGGACGCGGTCATCCGCGTCACCTCGACCGGCTTGTGCGGCTCCGACCTGCACCTGTACGAGGTGCTCACGCCGTTCATGACACCGGGAGACATCCTCGGCCACGAGCCCATGGGCATCGTGGAGGAGGTCGGCGCCGAGGTGACCGGCCTCAAGCCGGGCGACCGGGTCGTGGTGCCGTTCCAGATCGCGTGCGGGCACTGCTACATGTGCGGCACCGGTCTGCCGACCCAGTGCGAGACCACCCAGGTCACCGGCGAGGGCATGGGCGCCCAGCTGTTCGGCTACACGCGGCTGTACGGGGCGGTACCCGGCGGTCAGGCCGAGTACCTGCGGGTGCCGCAGGCCCAGTTCGGCCCGATCAAGGTGCCGGAGGGCCCGGCCGACGACCGCTTCGTCTACCTCTCCGACGTCCTGCCCACCGCGTGGCAGGCGGTCGAGTACGCCGGCGTCCCCCAGGGCGGCAGCGTCGCCGTGCTCGGCCTCGGCCCGATCGGCGACATGGCCTGCCGGGTCGCCCGCGCCAAGGGGGCCGAGCGGGTGTTCGGCGTGGACCTCGTGCCGGAGCGGCTGCGGCGCGCCCGTGAGCGGGGCGTCGAGACGTTCGACCTGCGGTCCTTCGACAGCGAGAAGGAACTCGTCGCCGCGATCCGGGACGAGACCGGAGGCCGCGGCCCGGACTCCGTGATCGACGCGGTCGGCACCGAGGCGCACGGGGGCGCCGCCGCCAAGCTGGTCCAGCAGGCCGCCGCGGTGATGCCCCGGGCCGTCGGCGGCAAGCTGGCGGAGCGTTTCAGCGTCGACCGGCTCGCCGCCCTCTACACCGCCATCGACCTGGTGCGGCGCGGCGGAACGATCTCGCTCTCCGGCGTGTACGGCGGCATGGCCGACCCGATGCCCATGCTCACCCTGTTCGACAAGCAGATCCAGATGCGGATGGGACAGGCCAACGTGCGTCGCTGGAGCGACGAGATCATCCCCTACCTGACGGACGAGGACCCGCTCGGCGTCGACGACTTCGCCACCCACCGGGTGCCGCTGACGGACGCGCCGCACGCGTACGAGATGTTCCAGAAGAAGCAGGACGGCGCGGTCAAGGTCCTGATGAAGCCGTGACGCCCGGCGGACCGTGACGCCCGGCGGAGGAGCCCCTCAAGGGCCGCCGAGGATCTCCGCGAGGTCGTAGCGGACCGGCTCCTCCAGCTGGGCGTAGGTGCAGCTGGAGGGTGTCCGGTCCGGGCGCCAGCGCCGGAAGCGGGCCGTATGACGGAAGCGCGCCCCGTTCTCCATGTGGTCGTACGCCACCTCCACGACCCGCTCCGGCCGCAGCGGCACCCAGGAGAGGTCCTTCTTGCCCGACCAGCGGCTGGGAGCGCCGGGCAGCCGGGCCGACTCGTGCGCCGACTCCTCGGCCCAGGCCGCCCACGGATGACCCCGCACGTCGTCCATGCGCAAGGGCTCCAGCTCCTCCACCAGCTCGGCACGCCGCTTCATGGTGAAGGCGGCGCTCACCCCCACGTGCTGGAGGGCGCCCTCGCCGTCGTAGAGGCCGAGCAGCAGCGAGCCGACCACGGGACCGCTCTTGTGGAGGCGGTAACCGGCGACGACCACGTCCGCCGTACGCTCGTGCTTGATCTTGTACATGGCCCGCTCGTCCTGGCGGTAGCGCAGGTCGAGCGGCTTGGCCACGACACCGTCGAGCCCCGCCCCCTCGTACTGCTCGAACCACTGCCGGGCCACCTCGATGTCGTCCGTCGCCGGCGCCACGTGCACGGGCGGCGTGACCCCGGACAGCGCCCGGACCAGCCGCGCCCGCCGGTCGGTGAGCCCCACTTCGATCAGTGACTCGTCGTCCAGTGCCAGCAGGTCGAAGACCACCAGCGAGGCCGGCGTCCGCTCGGCGAGCATCCGCACCCGGGAGTCGGCCGGATGGATCCGCTCGGTGAGCGCGTCGAAGTCCAGGTGCCCCTCCCGTGCGATCACGATCTCCCCGTCCACCACGCACCGCTGGGGCAAACGCTCCCGCACCGCCTCCACCAGCTCCGGGAAGTACCTGGTCAGCGGCTTGCCCGTGCGGCTGCCGAACTCGACCTCGGCGCCGTCGCGGAACACGATCGACCGGAACCCGTCCCACTTGGCCTCGTAGTGCATGTCCGGCGGGATCTTCGCCACGGACTTGGCGAGCATCGGCTTCACGGGCGGCATGACGGGCAGATCCATGGTCCGACTGTAGGAGCGGCCACCGGTCCCCGCCTGCCAGGGCCGTACGGGCCCGGCGGCGCGGCGCCCGTACGGCCCGCCGCCTGATGTGCGAGGTCCCCGCGGTGCGCCTACCGTGGCTCGCATGGCGGAAGCGGTGGAACTGGAAGCGGGCGGACGGACCGTGCGGCTGTCCAGCCCGGGCAAGGTCTTCTTCCCGGAGCACGGCTACACCAAGCTCGACGTGGCCCGGTACTACCAGTCCGTCGCCCCCGGCATCCTGCGCGCCCTGCGCGACCGGCCCACCACCCTCCAGCGCTACCCGGACGGCATCACCGGCGAGTGGTTCTACCAGAAGCGCGCGCCCAAGGGCATGCCCGACTGGATCCCGACGGCGCACATCACCTTCCCCAGCGGACGCAGCGCCGACGAGATGTGCCCCACCGAGGAGGCCGCGGCGCTGTGGGCCGCCCAGTACGGCACCCTCACCTTCCACCCCTGGCCGGTGCGCCGCGACGACGTCGACCATCCCGACGAACTGCGCATCGACCTCGATCCGCAGCCCGGCACCGACTACGACGACGCCGCCCGCGCCGCCCACGAACTGCGGTCGGTGCTGGAGGAGTTCGGCGGGCTGCGAGGCTGGCCCAAGACCTCCGGCGGACGCGGCATCCACGTCTTCGTGCCGATCGAGCCGCGCTGGACCTTCACCCAGGTGCGGCGCGCCGCGATCGCCGTGGGACGCGAGATGGAACGGCGGATGCCGGACCGGGTGACCATCAAGTGGTGGAAGGAGGAGCGCGGCGAGCGCATCTTCATCGACTACAACCAGACCGCCCGGGACCGCACCATCGCCTCCGCCTACTCCGTGCGCCCCCGCCCGAACGCCCCGGTCTCCGCCCCGCTGACCTGGGACGAGGTGGGCGTCGCACACCCACAGGACTTCGACATCACGACCATGCCCGCGCGCTTCGCCGAACTCGGCGACGTGCACGCGGGCATGGACGATCAGGCGTTCTCCCTCGACGCCCTGCTGGAACTGGCGACGAAGGACGAGCACGACCACGGGCTCGGTGATCTGCCGTACCCGCCCGAGTATCCGAAGATGCCGGGGGAACCCAGCCGGGTACAGCCGAGCCGGGCGAGGAAGCCGCGGCCGCAGGGGACGTGAGCTACAGCTCCTTGATCCTCACGTCCCGGTAGGAGACCACGTCGGTCGTGCCGTGGACCTGGAGCCCGATGTAGCCGGAGGAGAACCGCCGCCCGTCCGTGCCCGGGTCGTCCGAGCGCGGCGGGGTGAAGTCCTGGCCGCCGATGTTGTCGAACTCGTTGATCAGCACGCCGTTGCGGTAGATGGAGTAGTGCTGGTCGACCACACGGATCTCGTAGTCGTTCCAGGTGCCCTTCTCCGTCACCCCCGCCCCGGCGAGACCCACCCGGTCGAAACCGTAGACCGAGCCGGTCTTGTACATGTCGCCGCTCGGGCTGTCGAACTCCTGGATCTCGTGCCCGTACTTGATGGCGACCCACTCCGGCCGGGACTCCTCCGGGTGGTCGTGGACCTGCGGGAAGCGCACGAACACACCGGAGTTGGCGTTGCCGGTGCCCGGCGCGTCGTCACGCCACTGGAGCTTCAGCGAGAAGTCGCCGTACGTGCGCTCCGGGAACCACAGCATGCCCATGCCCGGCGTGGTGGTGCCGGACGTGATCGACCCGTCCCCGTTGGGCGCGAACGAACCGCCGCCGACCTGCTCCCACTTGGCCAGCGACGCCTCGGTGCCGTCCATGATCGTGCGGTAGCCCTCGGTCTGGCCGGGCGTGCCGATCCCCGACTGCCGGGCGGCCTGGTTGACCGCCCGGTACTCCCGCCGGTCGACGACACCCTCGTCCAGGAGCGCGTCCATGACCTCGCGCACGTGCTTGAGGAACAGCGCCTGGGACGACCACTCCTTCTCGTCCTCGATCATCTCGTTGATCCGGCACCGGTTGTCCGTGACCCGGTTCGGCACACCGGTGTCGACCGAGCCGACGATCACCGTCTGCCGCTCGTCGTACTCCGGGCAGGGCGGCGCCGGCACTCCGCCGGAGACGACCGTGAAGCTCACGGTCACCGGCTCGGAGGTGTTGCCGGCCTTGTCGCTCGCCCGGTACGCGACGGTGTGCCGGCCCACGCGGTCGACGACCACGGGAGCGCCGTAGGCGAGGTAGGGCCCGGCGTCGAGCGAGTACTCCACGCCGGCCACGCCCGAGCCGCCCTCGTCCGTGGCGTTGACGGTCACCTTCGCACTGCCGACGTACGCGCCGTCGGAGTTCTTGGTGCCGTCCACGGTCGCGCCGGTCACCGGCGGGACGGTGTCCTGCGGGGGAGCGGCGACGACGGTGAAGGCGACGCTCTTCTCCGCCGCGGCGTTGCCCGCCTTGTCGGTGGCGCGGTAGCGCACGGTGTGCTCACCGACCTCGTGGACCATGACGGGCGCCGTGTACGCCTGCCAGGCGCCGTCACCGACGGCGTACTCGATGGTGTTGACGCCGGAGCCCGTGTCGGAGGCGGTGACGGTCACCGTCGCCATGTCGATGTAGGCGCCGTCCGGGTTCTTCTCACCGCTGACCGTCGCCGAGGTCTCCGGCGCGGTCGTGTCGTCGGTGTCCGGGGCGGCCACGGTGAACGTGACGTTCTTCTCCTCGGCGGCGTTGCCCGCCTTGTCGAAGGCCCGGTAGCGCACCGTGTGCTCGCCGACCTGGTCGACGACGACCGGCGTGGTGTACGGCTGCCAGGCGCCGTCCGCGCCGATCGCGTACTCGATCCGCTCGACGCCGGAACCGCCCTCGTCGGTGGCGGCGAGCGTCACGGTCGCGGAGCCCACGTAGGCGCCGTCGGCGTTCTGCGTGCCGCCGACCTCGGCCGAGGTCGCGGGCGCGGTGGTGTCCTCGCCGCCGCCCTCGGTCACCACGAGCACGCCCTGCATCTGCCCGTGGCCGGGGATCGTGCAGTGGTACATGTACCGGCCGGGAGTCAGGGTGACCTCGGCGGTGTGCTTGCCGCCCTGGTCGTCGCCCGGGTTGGCCAGGATGTTCAGCTGGACGTCCTGGTTGTACTCGGGATCGCTGGTCATGAACGTCAGCGTGTGCGGCATGCCGGTGGTGTTGCCGGTCGCCTCGCTGTTCTCGAAGACGATGGTGGCCGGGCCGGCCACCGCCGTCTCGGGAGCCGACGTGTACTTGGTGATGTCGTCGCCGGCCGTCCAGGTCAGGACCTGGTCGGCGGCCTCGGCCGCCGCCCTGGGCTGTCCGGACGCGGACGTCACCTGCAGACCGAGCATCATCAGCAGGCCGGCCAGCAGGGCCGCCCACATTCTTCGTCCGCGTATCACCGGGACCCCCTCGCCAGCTGTCCGGCGGCCGGCGTCGGCCCGCCGCCCTTGTAGGTGACCCGCCACAGGGCGGACCTGGAGTCCGAGGTGAAGAAGCCGCGGCCGTAGTCGAGGACGTACAGCGCGCCGTCCGGGCCGAACTTCCAGCCCATCAGGTTCTTGATGCCGTCGTTCCCGATCGGCACGATCTTCTTCAGTGACTCCGAGTGCACCGGCAGACCGCCGTCGCCCTGGGTCTTCGGGTCCATCAGCACCGCGTTGCGCGGCTGGTCGGAGTCGTAGAAGTCCCCGACGAACCACTTGCCGTCCCAGTACGCGGGCCACTTGGTCTCACTCGTGCTGTCCGCGTCGAAGCGGTAGAGCGGACCGTTCATCGCGGCCTGCCCGCCGCCCTTGAGCCAGGGCAGCCGGTACGTGGCCTCGTCCTGCTTGTACGACGGGACCCCGTTCGCGTCGCGCGGGAAGTCGGGGCCGCCGCCCTGCGGCGAGTACCAGATGTTGTTGCCGGTCACCGGCGGCAGGTTGACCAGTCCGTCGTTGTTCGGCGACTCGTTCTTCGGGGCGTCGCAGTCGTACCAGCCCAGCGGCTTGGACGGGTCCGGCAGGTTCCGGTCCCGGTAGGGCTGCTTGTTGCCCATGCAGTACGGCCAGCCGCGGTTGCTCGCCTTGGTGATCGTGGCGAACGTGTCGTACTTGGCCGGGCCCCAGGTCGGCGACGGGGCGCCGGCGTCCGGACCGACCCAGCCCGCGTACAGGGTGTCGGTGGCCTTGTCGACGGAGATGCGCGCCGGGTTGCGCACGCCCATCACGTAGATCTCCCCGCGCGTCTTGCCACCGCCCTCGGCGGTCTCCTTCCCGGTGAAGAGGTTGCCCTCGGGGAGCGTGTAGGTCCCGTCCGGCTCCGGGTGGATGCGCAGGATCTTGCCGTTGAGGTTGTTGGTGTTGCCGGCGGTGCGGCGCGCGTCGGCGAACGAGACGCCCTTGAAGTTGGGCTGCGGGTTGTTGCCCGAGTAACCGTCGCTGAAGCCGCTGGAGTTGTTGTCACCGGTCGCGATGTACAGGTTGCCCTTGGAGTCCCAGGCCATCCCGCCGCCCGCGTGGCAGCAGCTGTGGATCTGCACCGGCCACTTCAGCAGCACCTTCTCGCTGCCCAGGTCCAGCTTGTTCGTCGCCCGGTCGAGCGTGAAGCGGGAGACCCGCCGCTCGGCCATGTGGGTGTCGCGGTTGATCTCGGAGTGCGGCGTGTAGTGCAGGTACACCCAGCCGTTCTCCGTGAACCGCGGGTCCAGCTCGATGCCGAGCAGGCCCTCCTCGACCTTGACCAGTTCGTCGCCGCCGCCCTTGTTGCCGAAGACGGTGAGCGCGCCGGCGAGGGTGACCTTCTTGGTCTTCGGGTCCCAGACGTGGACCTCGCCCGTGCCCTTGCCGATGTCGGGGTTGTTCCAGTCGGTGATCACGGGCTTGGAGGCGTCCGCGCCGCCGCGTCCGATGTAGAACACGCGGCCGTCGGGCGCGGTGACCAGGCCGTGCGGTTCGCCGATCTGGTCGTTCTGGCCGGGCTGGTTGGCCTGGGTGAGCCGCTCGGCCTGGTAGTTGCCGGTGATGGTGGCCTTGCAGTCGGCCTGCGCCAGCCGGGTCGTCCACATCAGCGCGCCGCGCAGATGGGCGCGGAAGTCGGTCTCGTCGTACGACGACACCGTGCCGCCCATGCCCGTGTAGAAGGACCGGCCGCCGTCGTAGTCACGGCACCAGCTGACCGGGTGGTCCCAGCCGTTGGCGCCGGTGCCCGGCTGGTACGTCGACTCGCGCACCCGGGCGACCGTGTGGACGTCGCCGGA
This region of Streptomyces ambofaciens ATCC 23877 genomic DNA includes:
- a CDS encoding DUF3048 domain-containing protein is translated as MRKRKNRRRGGALLTAALALSLGAGCTAGPGAEDDRRAPEAERSHTAKSRAPVLAVKVDNVPASRPQSGLAAADVVYVEPVEAGLSRLMAVYATELPESVGPVRSARESDLELLRQFDRPTLAFSGAQGKLLPLIDEAPLHAEPPGEGTDAYVRDEDRTAPHNLYLRPRRLLPEPPGADALTTGFRYGEAPGGGRAESSRTVRYPSASFDFAWSESRDRWLVAMDGAPARTAEGGRLAPATVVVQHVKVRESAFGDFRGNNSPYVESVGSGRAEVLRDGRAYDATWKRGGAADGTSFTGEDGAPLDFAEGQVWVVFVDAAKES
- a CDS encoding zinc-dependent alcohol dehydrogenase, whose product is MKAVTWQGKRDVRVEEVPDPRIQEPTDAVIRVTSTGLCGSDLHLYEVLTPFMTPGDILGHEPMGIVEEVGAEVTGLKPGDRVVVPFQIACGHCYMCGTGLPTQCETTQVTGEGMGAQLFGYTRLYGAVPGGQAEYLRVPQAQFGPIKVPEGPADDRFVYLSDVLPTAWQAVEYAGVPQGGSVAVLGLGPIGDMACRVARAKGAERVFGVDLVPERLRRARERGVETFDLRSFDSEKELVAAIRDETGGRGPDSVIDAVGTEAHGGAAAKLVQQAAAVMPRAVGGKLAERFSVDRLAALYTAIDLVRRGGTISLSGVYGGMADPMPMLTLFDKQIQMRMGQANVRRWSDEIIPYLTDEDPLGVDDFATHRVPLTDAPHAYEMFQKKQDGAVKVLMKP
- a CDS encoding ATP-dependent DNA ligase, with product MDLPVMPPVKPMLAKSVAKIPPDMHYEAKWDGFRSIVFRDGAEVEFGSRTGKPLTRYFPELVEAVRERLPQRCVVDGEIVIAREGHLDFDALTERIHPADSRVRMLAERTPASLVVFDLLALDDESLIEVGLTDRRARLVRALSGVTPPVHVAPATDDIEVARQWFEQYEGAGLDGVVAKPLDLRYRQDERAMYKIKHERTADVVVAGYRLHKSGPVVGSLLLGLYDGEGALQHVGVSAAFTMKRRAELVEELEPLRMDDVRGHPWAAWAEESAHESARLPGAPSRWSGKKDLSWVPLRPERVVEVAYDHMENGARFRHTARFRRWRPDRTPSSCTYAQLEEPVRYDLAEILGGP
- the ligD gene encoding non-homologous end-joining DNA ligase, whose product is MAEAVELEAGGRTVRLSSPGKVFFPEHGYTKLDVARYYQSVAPGILRALRDRPTTLQRYPDGITGEWFYQKRAPKGMPDWIPTAHITFPSGRSADEMCPTEEAAALWAAQYGTLTFHPWPVRRDDVDHPDELRIDLDPQPGTDYDDAARAAHELRSVLEEFGGLRGWPKTSGGRGIHVFVPIEPRWTFTQVRRAAIAVGREMERRMPDRVTIKWWKEERGERIFIDYNQTARDRTIASAYSVRPRPNAPVSAPLTWDEVGVAHPQDFDITTMPARFAELGDVHAGMDDQAFSLDALLELATKDEHDHGLGDLPYPPEYPKMPGEPSRVQPSRARKPRPQGT
- a CDS encoding OmpL47-type beta-barrel domain-containing protein; the protein is MWAALLAGLLMMLGLQVTSASGQPRAAAEAADQVLTWTAGDDITKYTSAPETAVAGPATIVFENSEATGNTTGMPHTLTFMTSDPEYNQDVQLNILANPGDDQGGKHTAEVTLTPGRYMYHCTIPGHGQMQGVLVVTEGGGEDTTAPATSAEVGGTQNADGAYVGSATVTLAATDEGGSGVERIEYAIGADGAWQPYTTPVVVDQVGEHTVRYRAFDKAGNAAEEKNVTFTVAAPDTDDTTAPETSATVSGEKNPDGAYIDMATVTVTASDTGSGVNTIEYAVGDGAWQAYTAPVMVHEVGEHTVRYRATDKAGNAAAEKSVAFTVVAAPPQDTVPPVTGATVDGTKNSDGAYVGSAKVTVNATDEGGSGVAGVEYSLDAGPYLAYGAPVVVDRVGRHTVAYRASDKAGNTSEPVTVSFTVVSGGVPAPPCPEYDERQTVIVGSVDTGVPNRVTDNRCRINEMIEDEKEWSSQALFLKHVREVMDALLDEGVVDRREYRAVNQAARQSGIGTPGQTEGYRTIMDGTEASLAKWEQVGGGSFAPNGDGSITSGTTTPGMGMLWFPERTYGDFSLKLQWRDDAPGTGNANSGVFVRFPQVHDHPEESRPEWVAIKYGHEIQEFDSPSGDMYKTGSVYGFDRVGLAGAGVTEKGTWNDYEIRVVDQHYSIYRNGVLINEFDNIGGQDFTPPRSDDPGTDGRRFSSGYIGLQVHGTTDVVSYRDVRIKEL
- a CDS encoding ThuA domain-containing protein, which encodes MPLRGLSARRRGWAAFATAGFVAAGLLSGPTASARPAPDPSLTTMSIKSPPGGANVRVLIFYGSAAAGDESPVVNAAIAAIERIGLSGPENERFTVEATDNASVFTNEKKLGRFNAVVFLTGGGDVLDPSQEAGLEAYMEAGGGFVGVHDAARAEPYSDWFTGLVGARPAASSPTKVQRATVEVGDRRHPATKDLPVQWKRPDAWLNWVKNPSGDVHTVARVRESTYQPGTGANGWDHPVSWCRDYDGGRSFYTGMGGTVSSYDETDFRAHLRGALMWTTRLAQADCKATITGNYQAERLTQANQPGQNDQIGEPHGLVTAPDGRVFYIGRGGADASKPVITDWNNPDIGKGTGEVHVWDPKTKKVTLAGALTVFGNKGGGDELVKVEEGLLGIELDPRFTENGWVYLHYTPHSEINRDTHMAERRVSRFTLDRATNKLDLGSEKVLLKWPVQIHSCCHAGGGMAWDSKGNLYIATGDNNSSGFSDGYSGNNPQPNFKGVSFADARRTAGNTNNLNGKILRIHPEPDGTYTLPEGNLFTGKETAEGGGKTRGEIYVMGVRNPARISVDKATDTLYAGWVGPDAGAPSPTWGPAKYDTFATITKASNRGWPYCMGNKQPYRDRNLPDPSKPLGWYDCDAPKNESPNNDGLVNLPPVTGNNIWYSPQGGGPDFPRDANGVPSYKQDEATYRLPWLKGGGQAAMNGPLYRFDADSTSETKWPAYWDGKWFVGDFYDSDQPRNAVLMDPKTQGDGGLPVHSESLKKIVPIGNDGIKNLMGWKFGPDGALYVLDYGRGFFTSDSRSALWRVTYKGGGPTPAAGQLARGSR